From Oryza sativa Japonica Group chromosome 4, ASM3414082v1, one genomic window encodes:
- the LOC4335209 gene encoding uncharacterized protein isoform X2, whose protein sequence is MDDSGSSSPPAPAPSFRNRYWILRHGRSVPNERGIIVSSLENGTKPEFGLAPQGVEQARLAGESLRKELEELGVPLDSVQIRYSPFSRTMETAREVARVLGVPFDTPSCIPAVELRERYFGPSHELLSHEKPTPPSYPPGSGYLISSWLRYAEVWAVDEVDPLMAPDGGESVADVATRFSQFLSAAEMELHGSAILIVSHGDPLQIFQAVLKETKENPSSLDEVRWSNRRDISGQTDGIDPVRSAAPWRSDRWWRQATTVHQAVRPEQLHRSDRQIYSGYSSSSSPATKGTTAIEERKLQWQHGDKTNNTVASGFGAFSRIFRLILTRKRSDKIEGIKSTSFLLILFKFLRGLTEQGFKVSVELDP, encoded by the exons ATGGATGACTCCGGcagcagctcgccgccggcgccggcgccctccTTCCGCAACAGGTACTGGATCCTCCGCCATGGCCGCAGCGTCCCCAACGAGCGCGGCATCATCGTCTCCTCCCTG GAGAACGGCACGAAGCCGGAGTTTGGGCTGGCGCCGCAGGGCGTCGAGCAGGCGCGCTTGGCCGGCGAATCGCTCCGTAAG GAGCTTGAGGAATTGGGTGTGCCACTGGATTCTGTTCAGATCCGATATTCCCCATTCTCACGGACCATGGAGACTGCCAGAGAGGTTGCTAGAGTGCTTGGTGTCCCCTTTGATACTCCCAGCTGCATT CCAGCTGTTGAACTTCGGGAACGCTATTTTGGGCCATCGCATGAATTGCTTTCACATGAGAAG CCGACTCCGCCCAGCTATCCTCCCGGCAGTGGTTATCTTATCTCGTCATGGCTTCGG TATGCAGAAGTATGGGCAGTAGATGAAGTAGATCCCTTAATGGCACCAGATGGTGGCGAGAGCGTTGCAGATGTTGCTACTAGATTCTCTCAATTCCTGTCTGCTGCAGAAATGGAGCTTCATGG CTCTGCAATTCTTATTGTCAGTCATGGGGACCCACTACAGATCTTTCAAGCAGTACTCAAAGAAACAAAGGAGAACCCTTCTTCCCTTGATGAG GTGCGGTGGTCCAATCGGCGAGATATCAGCGGTCAGACCGATGGCATCGACCCGGTTAGATCGGCGGCTccatggcggtcagaccggtggtggCGACAAGCAACAACAGTACATCAGGCGGTTAGACCGGAACAactacaccggtcagaccgacagatCTACTCCG GCTATTCTTCCTCTTCGTCACCGGCAACGAAGGGAACAACGGCAATAGAGGAGAGAAAACTACAATGGCAACACGGCGACAAAACCAACAACACTGTCGCCTCCGGATTCGGAGCGTTCTCTAG GATTTTTCGGTTAATCCTCACAAGAAAGAGATCGGACAAGATCGAGGGGATTAAGTCCACGTCTTTTCTCTTAATTCTTTTCAAGTTTCTTAGGGGATTAACTGAACAAGGTTTCAAGGTTTCGGTGGAGCTGGACCCATGA
- the LOC4335209 gene encoding uncharacterized protein isoform X3 has protein sequence MDDSGSSSPPAPAPSFRNRYWILRHGRSVPNERGIIVSSLENGTKPEFGLAPQGVEQARLAGESLRKELEELGVPLDSVQIRYSPFSRTMETAREVARVLGVPFDTPSCIPAVELRERYFGPSHELLSHEKYAEVWAVDEVDPLMAPDGGESVADVATRFSQFLSAAEMELHGSAILIVSHGDPLQIFQAVLKETKENPSSLDEVRWSNRRDISGQTDGIDPVRSAAPWRSDRWWRQATTVHQAVRPEQLHRSDRQIYSGYSSSSSPATKGTTAIEERKLQWQHGDKTNNTVASGFGAFSRYILLISVLNVFLDAIVTGSIFMCTTMVESLSFSHVMFITSHVYYDYIYGLKYLEL, from the exons ATGGATGACTCCGGcagcagctcgccgccggcgccggcgccctccTTCCGCAACAGGTACTGGATCCTCCGCCATGGCCGCAGCGTCCCCAACGAGCGCGGCATCATCGTCTCCTCCCTG GAGAACGGCACGAAGCCGGAGTTTGGGCTGGCGCCGCAGGGCGTCGAGCAGGCGCGCTTGGCCGGCGAATCGCTCCGTAAG GAGCTTGAGGAATTGGGTGTGCCACTGGATTCTGTTCAGATCCGATATTCCCCATTCTCACGGACCATGGAGACTGCCAGAGAGGTTGCTAGAGTGCTTGGTGTCCCCTTTGATACTCCCAGCTGCATT CCAGCTGTTGAACTTCGGGAACGCTATTTTGGGCCATCGCATGAATTGCTTTCACATGAGAAG TATGCAGAAGTATGGGCAGTAGATGAAGTAGATCCCTTAATGGCACCAGATGGTGGCGAGAGCGTTGCAGATGTTGCTACTAGATTCTCTCAATTCCTGTCTGCTGCAGAAATGGAGCTTCATGG CTCTGCAATTCTTATTGTCAGTCATGGGGACCCACTACAGATCTTTCAAGCAGTACTCAAAGAAACAAAGGAGAACCCTTCTTCCCTTGATGAG GTGCGGTGGTCCAATCGGCGAGATATCAGCGGTCAGACCGATGGCATCGACCCGGTTAGATCGGCGGCTccatggcggtcagaccggtggtggCGACAAGCAACAACAGTACATCAGGCGGTTAGACCGGAACAactacaccggtcagaccgacagatCTACTCCG GCTATTCTTCCTCTTCGTCACCGGCAACGAAGGGAACAACGGCAATAGAGGAGAGAAAACTACAATGGCAACACGGCGACAAAACCAACAACACTGTCGCCTCCGGATTCGGAGCGTTCTCTAGGTATATTCTTCTCATCTCGGTGTTAAATGTGTTCTTAGATGCTATTGTTACTGGTAGCATATTCATGTGTACCACCATGGTAGAATCACTCTCTTTTTCACATGTCATGTTTATCACAAGTCATGTTTATTATGATTATATTTATGGATTAAAATATTTGGAattatga
- the LOC4335209 gene encoding uncharacterized protein isoform X1 produces MDDSGSSSPPAPAPSFRNRYWILRHGRSVPNERGIIVSSLENGTKPEFGLAPQGVEQARLAGESLRKELEELGVPLDSVQIRYSPFSRTMETAREVARVLGVPFDTPSCIPAVELRERYFGPSHELLSHEKPTPPSYPPGSGYLISSWLRYAEVWAVDEVDPLMAPDGGESVADVATRFSQFLSAAEMELHGSAILIVSHGDPLQIFQAVLKETKENPSSLDEVRWSNRRDISGQTDGIDPVRSAAPWRSDRWWRQATTVHQAVRPEQLHRSDRQIYSGYSSSSSPATKGTTAIEERKLQWQHGDKTNNTVASGFGAFSRYILLISVLNVFLDAIVTGSIFMCTTMVESLSFSHVMFITSHVYYDYIYGLKYLEL; encoded by the exons ATGGATGACTCCGGcagcagctcgccgccggcgccggcgccctccTTCCGCAACAGGTACTGGATCCTCCGCCATGGCCGCAGCGTCCCCAACGAGCGCGGCATCATCGTCTCCTCCCTG GAGAACGGCACGAAGCCGGAGTTTGGGCTGGCGCCGCAGGGCGTCGAGCAGGCGCGCTTGGCCGGCGAATCGCTCCGTAAG GAGCTTGAGGAATTGGGTGTGCCACTGGATTCTGTTCAGATCCGATATTCCCCATTCTCACGGACCATGGAGACTGCCAGAGAGGTTGCTAGAGTGCTTGGTGTCCCCTTTGATACTCCCAGCTGCATT CCAGCTGTTGAACTTCGGGAACGCTATTTTGGGCCATCGCATGAATTGCTTTCACATGAGAAG CCGACTCCGCCCAGCTATCCTCCCGGCAGTGGTTATCTTATCTCGTCATGGCTTCGG TATGCAGAAGTATGGGCAGTAGATGAAGTAGATCCCTTAATGGCACCAGATGGTGGCGAGAGCGTTGCAGATGTTGCTACTAGATTCTCTCAATTCCTGTCTGCTGCAGAAATGGAGCTTCATGG CTCTGCAATTCTTATTGTCAGTCATGGGGACCCACTACAGATCTTTCAAGCAGTACTCAAAGAAACAAAGGAGAACCCTTCTTCCCTTGATGAG GTGCGGTGGTCCAATCGGCGAGATATCAGCGGTCAGACCGATGGCATCGACCCGGTTAGATCGGCGGCTccatggcggtcagaccggtggtggCGACAAGCAACAACAGTACATCAGGCGGTTAGACCGGAACAactacaccggtcagaccgacagatCTACTCCG GCTATTCTTCCTCTTCGTCACCGGCAACGAAGGGAACAACGGCAATAGAGGAGAGAAAACTACAATGGCAACACGGCGACAAAACCAACAACACTGTCGCCTCCGGATTCGGAGCGTTCTCTAGGTATATTCTTCTCATCTCGGTGTTAAATGTGTTCTTAGATGCTATTGTTACTGGTAGCATATTCATGTGTACCACCATGGTAGAATCACTCTCTTTTTCACATGTCATGTTTATCACAAGTCATGTTTATTATGATTATATTTATGGATTAAAATATTTGGAattatga
- the LOC4335209 gene encoding uncharacterized protein isoform X4 has protein sequence MDDSGSSSPPAPAPSFRNRYWILRHGRSVPNERGIIVSSLENGTKPEFGLAPQGVEQARLAGESLRKELEELGVPLDSVQIRYSPFSRTMETAREVARVLGVPFDTPSCIPAVELRERYFGPSHELLSHEKPTPPSYPPGSGYLISSWLRYAEVWAVDEVDPLMAPDGGESVADVATRFSQFLSAAEMELHGSAILIVSHGDPLQIFQAVLKETKENPSSLDEVRWSNRRDISGQTDGIDPVRSAAPWRSDRWWRQATTVHQAVRPEQLHRSDRQIYSGYSSSSSPATKGTTAIEERKLQWQHGDKTNNTVASGFGAFSRQAKLVETVAAATH, from the exons ATGGATGACTCCGGcagcagctcgccgccggcgccggcgccctccTTCCGCAACAGGTACTGGATCCTCCGCCATGGCCGCAGCGTCCCCAACGAGCGCGGCATCATCGTCTCCTCCCTG GAGAACGGCACGAAGCCGGAGTTTGGGCTGGCGCCGCAGGGCGTCGAGCAGGCGCGCTTGGCCGGCGAATCGCTCCGTAAG GAGCTTGAGGAATTGGGTGTGCCACTGGATTCTGTTCAGATCCGATATTCCCCATTCTCACGGACCATGGAGACTGCCAGAGAGGTTGCTAGAGTGCTTGGTGTCCCCTTTGATACTCCCAGCTGCATT CCAGCTGTTGAACTTCGGGAACGCTATTTTGGGCCATCGCATGAATTGCTTTCACATGAGAAG CCGACTCCGCCCAGCTATCCTCCCGGCAGTGGTTATCTTATCTCGTCATGGCTTCGG TATGCAGAAGTATGGGCAGTAGATGAAGTAGATCCCTTAATGGCACCAGATGGTGGCGAGAGCGTTGCAGATGTTGCTACTAGATTCTCTCAATTCCTGTCTGCTGCAGAAATGGAGCTTCATGG CTCTGCAATTCTTATTGTCAGTCATGGGGACCCACTACAGATCTTTCAAGCAGTACTCAAAGAAACAAAGGAGAACCCTTCTTCCCTTGATGAG GTGCGGTGGTCCAATCGGCGAGATATCAGCGGTCAGACCGATGGCATCGACCCGGTTAGATCGGCGGCTccatggcggtcagaccggtggtggCGACAAGCAACAACAGTACATCAGGCGGTTAGACCGGAACAactacaccggtcagaccgacagatCTACTCCG GCTATTCTTCCTCTTCGTCACCGGCAACGAAGGGAACAACGGCAATAGAGGAGAGAAAACTACAATGGCAACACGGCGACAAAACCAACAACACTGTCGCCTCCGGATTCGGAGCGTTCTCTAG
- the LOC4335209 gene encoding uncharacterized protein isoform X5, with the protein MDDSGSSSPPAPAPSFRNRYWILRHGRSVPNERGIIVSSLENGTKPEFGLAPQGVEQARLAGESLRKELEELGVPLDSVQIRYSPFSRTMETAREVARVLGVPFDTPSCIPAVELRERYFGPSHELLSHEKPTPPSYPPGSGYLISSWLRYAEVWAVDEVDPLMAPDGGESVADVATRFSQFLSAAEMELHGSAILIVSHGDPLQIFQAVLKETKENPSSLDEVRWSNRRDISGQTDGIDPVRSAAPWRSDRWWRQATTVHQAVRPEQLHRSDRQIYSGYSSSSSPATKGTTAIEERKLQWQHGDKTNNTVASGFGAFSRIWNR; encoded by the exons ATGGATGACTCCGGcagcagctcgccgccggcgccggcgccctccTTCCGCAACAGGTACTGGATCCTCCGCCATGGCCGCAGCGTCCCCAACGAGCGCGGCATCATCGTCTCCTCCCTG GAGAACGGCACGAAGCCGGAGTTTGGGCTGGCGCCGCAGGGCGTCGAGCAGGCGCGCTTGGCCGGCGAATCGCTCCGTAAG GAGCTTGAGGAATTGGGTGTGCCACTGGATTCTGTTCAGATCCGATATTCCCCATTCTCACGGACCATGGAGACTGCCAGAGAGGTTGCTAGAGTGCTTGGTGTCCCCTTTGATACTCCCAGCTGCATT CCAGCTGTTGAACTTCGGGAACGCTATTTTGGGCCATCGCATGAATTGCTTTCACATGAGAAG CCGACTCCGCCCAGCTATCCTCCCGGCAGTGGTTATCTTATCTCGTCATGGCTTCGG TATGCAGAAGTATGGGCAGTAGATGAAGTAGATCCCTTAATGGCACCAGATGGTGGCGAGAGCGTTGCAGATGTTGCTACTAGATTCTCTCAATTCCTGTCTGCTGCAGAAATGGAGCTTCATGG CTCTGCAATTCTTATTGTCAGTCATGGGGACCCACTACAGATCTTTCAAGCAGTACTCAAAGAAACAAAGGAGAACCCTTCTTCCCTTGATGAG GTGCGGTGGTCCAATCGGCGAGATATCAGCGGTCAGACCGATGGCATCGACCCGGTTAGATCGGCGGCTccatggcggtcagaccggtggtggCGACAAGCAACAACAGTACATCAGGCGGTTAGACCGGAACAactacaccggtcagaccgacagatCTACTCCG GCTATTCTTCCTCTTCGTCACCGGCAACGAAGGGAACAACGGCAATAGAGGAGAGAAAACTACAATGGCAACACGGCGACAAAACCAACAACACTGTCGCCTCCGGATTCGGAGCGTTCTCTAG
- the LOC4335209 gene encoding uncharacterized protein isoform X11, producing the protein MDDSGSSSPPAPAPSFRNRYWILRHGRSVPNERGIIVSSLENGTKPEFGLAPQGVEQARLAGESLRKELEELGVPLDSVQIRYSPFSRTMETAREVARVLGVPFDTPSCIPAVELRERYFGPSHELLSHEKYAEVWAVDEVDPLMAPDGGESVADVATRFSQFLSAAEMELHGSAILIVSHGDPLQIFQAVLKETKENPSSLDEAILPLRHRQRREQRQ; encoded by the exons ATGGATGACTCCGGcagcagctcgccgccggcgccggcgccctccTTCCGCAACAGGTACTGGATCCTCCGCCATGGCCGCAGCGTCCCCAACGAGCGCGGCATCATCGTCTCCTCCCTG GAGAACGGCACGAAGCCGGAGTTTGGGCTGGCGCCGCAGGGCGTCGAGCAGGCGCGCTTGGCCGGCGAATCGCTCCGTAAG GAGCTTGAGGAATTGGGTGTGCCACTGGATTCTGTTCAGATCCGATATTCCCCATTCTCACGGACCATGGAGACTGCCAGAGAGGTTGCTAGAGTGCTTGGTGTCCCCTTTGATACTCCCAGCTGCATT CCAGCTGTTGAACTTCGGGAACGCTATTTTGGGCCATCGCATGAATTGCTTTCACATGAGAAG TATGCAGAAGTATGGGCAGTAGATGAAGTAGATCCCTTAATGGCACCAGATGGTGGCGAGAGCGTTGCAGATGTTGCTACTAGATTCTCTCAATTCCTGTCTGCTGCAGAAATGGAGCTTCATGG CTCTGCAATTCTTATTGTCAGTCATGGGGACCCACTACAGATCTTTCAAGCAGTACTCAAAGAAACAAAGGAGAACCCTTCTTCCCTTGATGAG GCTATTCTTCCTCTTCGTCACCGGCAACGAAGGGAACAACGGCAATAG
- the LOC4335209 gene encoding uncharacterized protein isoform X9 has protein sequence MDDSGSSSPPAPAPSFRNRYWILRHGRSVPNERGIIVSSLENGTKPEFGLAPQGVEQARLAGESLRKELEELGVPLDSVQIRYSPFSRTMETAREVARVLGVPFDTPSCIPAVELRERYFGPSHELLSHEKPTPPSYPPGSGYLISSWLRYAEVWAVDEVDPLMAPDGGESVADVATRFSQFLSAAEMELHGSAILIVSHGDPLQIFQAVLKETKENPSSLDEAILPLRHRQRREQRQ, from the exons ATGGATGACTCCGGcagcagctcgccgccggcgccggcgccctccTTCCGCAACAGGTACTGGATCCTCCGCCATGGCCGCAGCGTCCCCAACGAGCGCGGCATCATCGTCTCCTCCCTG GAGAACGGCACGAAGCCGGAGTTTGGGCTGGCGCCGCAGGGCGTCGAGCAGGCGCGCTTGGCCGGCGAATCGCTCCGTAAG GAGCTTGAGGAATTGGGTGTGCCACTGGATTCTGTTCAGATCCGATATTCCCCATTCTCACGGACCATGGAGACTGCCAGAGAGGTTGCTAGAGTGCTTGGTGTCCCCTTTGATACTCCCAGCTGCATT CCAGCTGTTGAACTTCGGGAACGCTATTTTGGGCCATCGCATGAATTGCTTTCACATGAGAAG CCGACTCCGCCCAGCTATCCTCCCGGCAGTGGTTATCTTATCTCGTCATGGCTTCGG TATGCAGAAGTATGGGCAGTAGATGAAGTAGATCCCTTAATGGCACCAGATGGTGGCGAGAGCGTTGCAGATGTTGCTACTAGATTCTCTCAATTCCTGTCTGCTGCAGAAATGGAGCTTCATGG CTCTGCAATTCTTATTGTCAGTCATGGGGACCCACTACAGATCTTTCAAGCAGTACTCAAAGAAACAAAGGAGAACCCTTCTTCCCTTGATGAG GCTATTCTTCCTCTTCGTCACCGGCAACGAAGGGAACAACGGCAATAG
- the LOC4335209 gene encoding uncharacterized protein isoform X7, whose protein sequence is MDDSGSSSPPAPAPSFRNRYWILRHGRSVPNERGIIVSSLENGTKPEFGLAPQGVEQARLAGESLRKELEELGVPLDSVQIRYSPFSRTMETAREVARVLGVPFDTPSCIPAVELRERYFGPSHELLSHEKYAEVWAVDEVDPLMAPDGGESVADVATRFSQFLSAAEMELHGSAILIVSHGDPLQIFQAVLKETKENPSSLDEVRWSNRRDISGQTDGIDPVRSAAPWRSDRWWRQATTVHQAVRPEQLHRSDRQIYSGQIDLHQ, encoded by the exons ATGGATGACTCCGGcagcagctcgccgccggcgccggcgccctccTTCCGCAACAGGTACTGGATCCTCCGCCATGGCCGCAGCGTCCCCAACGAGCGCGGCATCATCGTCTCCTCCCTG GAGAACGGCACGAAGCCGGAGTTTGGGCTGGCGCCGCAGGGCGTCGAGCAGGCGCGCTTGGCCGGCGAATCGCTCCGTAAG GAGCTTGAGGAATTGGGTGTGCCACTGGATTCTGTTCAGATCCGATATTCCCCATTCTCACGGACCATGGAGACTGCCAGAGAGGTTGCTAGAGTGCTTGGTGTCCCCTTTGATACTCCCAGCTGCATT CCAGCTGTTGAACTTCGGGAACGCTATTTTGGGCCATCGCATGAATTGCTTTCACATGAGAAG TATGCAGAAGTATGGGCAGTAGATGAAGTAGATCCCTTAATGGCACCAGATGGTGGCGAGAGCGTTGCAGATGTTGCTACTAGATTCTCTCAATTCCTGTCTGCTGCAGAAATGGAGCTTCATGG CTCTGCAATTCTTATTGTCAGTCATGGGGACCCACTACAGATCTTTCAAGCAGTACTCAAAGAAACAAAGGAGAACCCTTCTTCCCTTGATGAG GTGCGGTGGTCCAATCGGCGAGATATCAGCGGTCAGACCGATGGCATCGACCCGGTTAGATCGGCGGCTccatggcggtcagaccggtggtggCGACAAGCAACAACAGTACATCAGGCGGTTAGACCGGAACAactacaccggtcagaccgacagatCTACTCCGGTCAGATCGATCTCCATCAATAA
- the LOC4335209 gene encoding uncharacterized protein isoform X6, producing MDDSGSSSPPAPAPSFRNRYWILRHGRSVPNERGIIVSSLENGTKPEFGLAPQGVEQARLAGESLRKELEELGVPLDSVQIRYSPFSRTMETAREVARVLGVPFDTPSCIPAVELRERYFGPSHELLSHEKPTPPSYPPGSGYLISSWLRYAEVWAVDEVDPLMAPDGGESVADVATRFSQFLSAAEMELHGSAILIVSHGDPLQIFQAVLKETKENPSSLDEVRWSNRRDISGQTDGIDPVRSAAPWRSDRWWRQATTVHQAVRPEQLHRSDRQIYSGQIDLHQ from the exons ATGGATGACTCCGGcagcagctcgccgccggcgccggcgccctccTTCCGCAACAGGTACTGGATCCTCCGCCATGGCCGCAGCGTCCCCAACGAGCGCGGCATCATCGTCTCCTCCCTG GAGAACGGCACGAAGCCGGAGTTTGGGCTGGCGCCGCAGGGCGTCGAGCAGGCGCGCTTGGCCGGCGAATCGCTCCGTAAG GAGCTTGAGGAATTGGGTGTGCCACTGGATTCTGTTCAGATCCGATATTCCCCATTCTCACGGACCATGGAGACTGCCAGAGAGGTTGCTAGAGTGCTTGGTGTCCCCTTTGATACTCCCAGCTGCATT CCAGCTGTTGAACTTCGGGAACGCTATTTTGGGCCATCGCATGAATTGCTTTCACATGAGAAG CCGACTCCGCCCAGCTATCCTCCCGGCAGTGGTTATCTTATCTCGTCATGGCTTCGG TATGCAGAAGTATGGGCAGTAGATGAAGTAGATCCCTTAATGGCACCAGATGGTGGCGAGAGCGTTGCAGATGTTGCTACTAGATTCTCTCAATTCCTGTCTGCTGCAGAAATGGAGCTTCATGG CTCTGCAATTCTTATTGTCAGTCATGGGGACCCACTACAGATCTTTCAAGCAGTACTCAAAGAAACAAAGGAGAACCCTTCTTCCCTTGATGAG GTGCGGTGGTCCAATCGGCGAGATATCAGCGGTCAGACCGATGGCATCGACCCGGTTAGATCGGCGGCTccatggcggtcagaccggtggtggCGACAAGCAACAACAGTACATCAGGCGGTTAGACCGGAACAactacaccggtcagaccgacagatCTACTCCGGTCAGATCGATCTCCATCAATAA
- the LOC4335209 gene encoding uncharacterized protein isoform X8, whose amino-acid sequence MDDSGSSSPPAPAPSFRNRYWILRHGRSVPNERGIIVSSLENGTKPEFGLAPQGVEQARLAGESLRKELEELGVPLDSVQIRYSPFSRTMETAREVARVLGVPFDTPSCIPAVELRERYFGPSHELLSHEKPTPPSYPPGSGYLISSWLRYAEVWAVDEVDPLMAPDGGESVADVATRFSQFLSAAEMELHGSAILIVSHGDPLQIFQAVLKETKENPSSLDEVSDLKKRGMITLSVLSQHRQFALLTGELRRLV is encoded by the exons ATGGATGACTCCGGcagcagctcgccgccggcgccggcgccctccTTCCGCAACAGGTACTGGATCCTCCGCCATGGCCGCAGCGTCCCCAACGAGCGCGGCATCATCGTCTCCTCCCTG GAGAACGGCACGAAGCCGGAGTTTGGGCTGGCGCCGCAGGGCGTCGAGCAGGCGCGCTTGGCCGGCGAATCGCTCCGTAAG GAGCTTGAGGAATTGGGTGTGCCACTGGATTCTGTTCAGATCCGATATTCCCCATTCTCACGGACCATGGAGACTGCCAGAGAGGTTGCTAGAGTGCTTGGTGTCCCCTTTGATACTCCCAGCTGCATT CCAGCTGTTGAACTTCGGGAACGCTATTTTGGGCCATCGCATGAATTGCTTTCACATGAGAAG CCGACTCCGCCCAGCTATCCTCCCGGCAGTGGTTATCTTATCTCGTCATGGCTTCGG TATGCAGAAGTATGGGCAGTAGATGAAGTAGATCCCTTAATGGCACCAGATGGTGGCGAGAGCGTTGCAGATGTTGCTACTAGATTCTCTCAATTCCTGTCTGCTGCAGAAATGGAGCTTCATGG CTCTGCAATTCTTATTGTCAGTCATGGGGACCCACTACAGATCTTTCAAGCAGTACTCAAAGAAACAAAGGAGAACCCTTCTTCCCTTGATGAGGTAAGTGACCTTAAAAAGAGAGGCATGATAACACTATCCGTGTTGTCACAGCACCGTCAGTTCGCACTCCTCACTGGGGAGCTGCGCCGACTTGTGTGA
- the LOC4335209 gene encoding uncharacterized protein isoform X10, translating into MDDSGSSSPPAPAPSFRNRYWILRHGRSVPNERGIIVSSLENGTKPEFGLAPQGVEQARLAGESLRKELEELGVPLDSVQIRYSPFSRTMETAREVARVLGVPFDTPSCIPAVELRERYFGPSHELLSHEKYAEVWAVDEVDPLMAPDGGESVADVATRFSQFLSAAEMELHGSAILIVSHGDPLQIFQAVLKETKENPSSLDEVSDLKKRGMITLSVLSQHRQFALLTGELRRLV; encoded by the exons ATGGATGACTCCGGcagcagctcgccgccggcgccggcgccctccTTCCGCAACAGGTACTGGATCCTCCGCCATGGCCGCAGCGTCCCCAACGAGCGCGGCATCATCGTCTCCTCCCTG GAGAACGGCACGAAGCCGGAGTTTGGGCTGGCGCCGCAGGGCGTCGAGCAGGCGCGCTTGGCCGGCGAATCGCTCCGTAAG GAGCTTGAGGAATTGGGTGTGCCACTGGATTCTGTTCAGATCCGATATTCCCCATTCTCACGGACCATGGAGACTGCCAGAGAGGTTGCTAGAGTGCTTGGTGTCCCCTTTGATACTCCCAGCTGCATT CCAGCTGTTGAACTTCGGGAACGCTATTTTGGGCCATCGCATGAATTGCTTTCACATGAGAAG TATGCAGAAGTATGGGCAGTAGATGAAGTAGATCCCTTAATGGCACCAGATGGTGGCGAGAGCGTTGCAGATGTTGCTACTAGATTCTCTCAATTCCTGTCTGCTGCAGAAATGGAGCTTCATGG CTCTGCAATTCTTATTGTCAGTCATGGGGACCCACTACAGATCTTTCAAGCAGTACTCAAAGAAACAAAGGAGAACCCTTCTTCCCTTGATGAGGTAAGTGACCTTAAAAAGAGAGGCATGATAACACTATCCGTGTTGTCACAGCACCGTCAGTTCGCACTCCTCACTGGGGAGCTGCGCCGACTTGTGTGA